A window from Mesorhizobium sp. WSM2240 encodes these proteins:
- a CDS encoding Lrp/AsnC family transcriptional regulator, producing MDRLDKRLLNLLQIDASRTNASLAEEVGLSASTCLRRIARLKMAGVVDRVVAILNPSKVGHGLKAIVTVELERHGEQQTRRFLDLASAEPAVIQAYSVSGQTDAILMLRLSDMAEFDALCERLFRDQANVARYYTSFVIRTAKETTAIQLT from the coding sequence ATGGATCGACTCGACAAGAGACTGCTCAATCTGTTGCAGATCGACGCCTCGCGCACGAATGCCAGCCTCGCCGAAGAAGTGGGACTTTCGGCGTCGACCTGCTTGCGGCGCATTGCGAGGCTCAAGATGGCGGGCGTCGTCGATCGGGTTGTCGCAATTCTCAACCCGTCCAAAGTCGGCCACGGATTGAAGGCGATCGTGACCGTTGAACTGGAGCGCCACGGCGAGCAGCAGACACGCCGCTTTCTTGACCTGGCCAGCGCCGAACCCGCGGTGATTCAAGCCTACAGCGTAAGTGGGCAAACGGATGCGATTTTGATGTTGCGTCTATCGGACATGGCGGAGTTTGATGCGCTTTGCGAGCGGCTCTTCCGGGATCAAGCCAATGTCGCCCGGTACTATACGTCGTTTGTAATCCGGACTGCGAAAGAGACGACTGCAATTCAGCTGACATAG